One genomic window of [Clostridium] scindens ATCC 35704 includes the following:
- a CDS encoding beta/alpha barrel domain-containing protein, giving the protein MEDRKVYLDKHSNLLQLEEHMYPLVDIEKPNIFRNLFRYDEIPKIAFNDRIVPHSMPDEIWITDTTFRDGQQSRAPYSTKQIVEIYDYLHRLGGPNGKIRQCEFFLYSKKDRDAVYKCMEKGYDFPEITSWIRASKKDFQLVKDIGLKETGILVSCSDYHIFFKMKMTRLEAMNHYLSVVRECLETGISPRCHLEDITRADIYGFVIPFCLELMNLMNEYKIPVKIRVCDTMGYGVNYPGAVIPRSIPGIIYGLRIHAGVPSELIEFHGHNDFYKAVSNSTTAWLYGASGINCSLFGIGERTGNTPLEAMVFEYAQIRGTLDGMDTRVITELAEYYEKEIGYKVPAQTPFVGKNFNVTKAGIHADGLLKNEEIYNIFDTDKFLNRPPLVAVSNTSGLAGIAHWINTYFKLSEEKAVDKNSKLVKKVKEWVDAEYENGRVTSLTDEELLKVIHETCQEVGVI; this is encoded by the coding sequence AGTGTATCTGGATAAACATTCGAACCTGCTGCAATTAGAAGAGCATATGTACCCCTTGGTGGATATTGAAAAGCCCAACATCTTCCGCAACCTTTTCCGCTATGACGAGATCCCCAAGATTGCGTTCAATGACCGTATAGTGCCTCACAGCATGCCGGACGAGATCTGGATCACAGATACGACTTTCCGTGACGGACAGCAGTCCAGAGCGCCTTACAGCACGAAGCAGATCGTGGAGATCTACGATTATCTCCACCGTCTTGGAGGCCCGAATGGGAAGATCCGCCAGTGCGAGTTCTTCCTGTATAGTAAAAAGGACCGCGATGCCGTCTATAAATGTATGGAAAAAGGCTATGATTTTCCTGAGATTACCAGTTGGATCAGAGCCAGCAAGAAGGACTTTCAATTGGTAAAAGACATTGGGCTTAAGGAAACGGGCATCCTGGTCAGCTGTTCGGATTACCACATCTTCTTCAAGATGAAGATGACCAGGCTGGAGGCCATGAACCATTACCTGTCTGTCGTCAGGGAATGCCTGGAGACGGGGATCAGCCCGAGATGCCATCTGGAAGACATCACCAGGGCAGATATCTATGGTTTCGTAATTCCGTTCTGCCTGGAATTGATGAATCTGATGAATGAGTATAAGATTCCCGTGAAGATCCGTGTCTGCGATACGATGGGCTATGGTGTGAATTATCCGGGAGCGGTGATTCCAAGGTCTATCCCGGGAATCATCTATGGACTGAGGATACATGCAGGAGTTCCCAGTGAATTGATCGAGTTCCACGGACACAATGACTTTTATAAAGCAGTGAGCAATTCTACGACAGCATGGCTGTATGGAGCATCCGGAATCAATTGCTCCTTGTTCGGCATTGGAGAGCGGACAGGGAACACGCCTCTTGAGGCCATGGTATTTGAATATGCGCAGATAAGAGGAACCCTGGACGGCATGGATACGCGGGTGATTACGGAACTGGCAGAATACTACGAAAAAGAGATCGGATATAAAGTTCCCGCCCAGACACCGTTTGTAGGAAAGAACTTTAATGTGACAAAAGCAGGAATCCATGCGGACGGTCTATTGAAAAATGAGGAAATATATAATATATTTGATACAGATAAGTTCCTGAACCGGCCTCCGCTGGTGGCTGTGTCTAATACTTCCGGGCTTGCGGGAATTGCCCACTGGATCAATACTTACTTCAAACTGTCGGAAGAAAAGGCTGTGGACAAGAATTCCAAACTGGTGAAGAAGGTCAAAGAGTGGGTTGATGCAGAGTACGAGAACGGCCGCGTGACATCGCTGACGGATGAGGAACTGCTGAAGGTCATTCATGAGACATGCCAGGAAGTAGGCGTAATCTAA